In Terriglobus sp. TAA 43, a single window of DNA contains:
- a CDS encoding polysaccharide deacetylase family protein — MNPLLDVAAGVVTAGLMTGGYAYAANWPTSQIFGKTLISGPDATDGRHNVALTYDDGPSPRNTPVLLDALAEHNTRATFFLIGEHVRKHPELARRIVDAGHVIGNHTTMHPNLARQNNQRVQQELDRCQKTLEDTLGVKAKLFRPPYGARRPAVLKIARSMGLTPVMWNITAHDWDPIGVAGIQSRIDAGIAKNRRAHRASNVLLHDASHLDGEQLALREDTIAVARALLQRSDLHFVTPLDWL, encoded by the coding sequence ATGAATCCTTTGCTCGATGTCGCCGCTGGAGTTGTCACTGCTGGTTTGATGACCGGAGGCTACGCCTATGCGGCGAACTGGCCAACCTCGCAGATCTTCGGAAAAACGCTGATCAGCGGACCGGATGCCACTGACGGCAGACACAACGTCGCACTCACGTACGACGACGGTCCCAGCCCGCGCAACACTCCCGTGCTGCTGGATGCACTGGCAGAACACAACACACGCGCCACGTTTTTTCTCATCGGCGAACACGTGCGCAAACATCCAGAACTTGCACGGCGCATTGTGGATGCAGGCCATGTGATCGGCAACCACACCACCATGCACCCCAATCTGGCGCGGCAAAACAATCAACGTGTGCAGCAGGAACTGGACCGCTGCCAGAAGACCTTGGAAGACACGCTGGGAGTGAAGGCGAAGCTCTTTCGCCCTCCCTACGGCGCGCGCCGACCAGCAGTATTGAAAATTGCGCGTTCTATGGGGTTAACGCCCGTAATGTGGAACATCACAGCGCACGACTGGGATCCTATCGGCGTTGCAGGAATTCAATCACGCATTGATGCAGGCATTGCGAAAAACCGCCGTGCGCACCGCGCTTCCAATGTATTGCTGCACGACGCGTCGCATCTTGACGGCGAACAACTCGCGTTGCGCGAAGACACCATCGCTGTTGCGCGCGCTCTGTTGCAGCGCAGCGATCTGCATTTCGTGACACCGTTGGATTGGCTGTAA
- a CDS encoding metal-dependent transcriptional regulator → MAKQRVTARRSSESVDDYLKAIYALGGEPPRRVGSSELAKRLGVAPASITNMLQKLSGEKGSLIDYKLGHGVLLSPAGRSRALEIVRHHRLLETFLFQVLGYPIEELHDEAERLEHFISERFEQRIAEKLGNPNRDPHGHCIPAMDGAMPPQHGVDCNCGRP, encoded by the coding sequence ATGGCAAAGCAGAGGGTAACGGCCCGGCGCAGCAGCGAATCCGTGGACGATTACCTAAAGGCGATCTATGCGCTCGGTGGTGAACCGCCGCGTCGCGTTGGTAGTTCTGAGCTTGCCAAACGTCTTGGTGTCGCGCCCGCTTCTATCACCAACATGCTGCAGAAGCTGTCTGGTGAAAAGGGTTCGCTGATCGACTACAAGCTGGGCCACGGTGTATTGCTTTCACCTGCAGGACGCAGCCGCGCGCTGGAGATTGTACGCCACCACCGCTTGCTGGAGACATTCCTGTTCCAGGTACTCGGATATCCGATCGAAGAACTGCACGATGAAGCAGAGCGTTTGGAACACTTCATCTCGGAGCGTTTTGAGCAACGCATCGCAGAGAAGCTGGGCAATCCGAACCGCGATCCGCATGGCCATTGCATTCCTGCCATGGATGGGGCTATGCCTCCACAACACGGTGTCGACTGCAACTGCGGTCGTCCCTAG
- a CDS encoding PIG-L family deacetylase, with amino-acid sequence MIERVTHRLRTLLAFSAVALMPVCLCAQSMPDAQHQPDSAFAMPLPFDRGAAGLAQSLRKLSTRASLLQINAHPDDEDGPSLAYESRGVGAEVSLLSLNRGEGGQNVMTSDFWDSLGILRTQEHLAANRYYGVHLYYTRVADFGFSKTREETLKQWGHDRVLGDAVRVVRETRPMVITSVFSGNVSDGHGHHQTAGVAAQEVFNAAGDPKMFPEQLKEGLRPWAPSKVYARAPFARASGKTVFDYATGKTEPLLYRNYVTGATMDFVPPATVTVPSGTYNALFGESYAQIAREGLNQQKSQNGGVPVPLPGPSIGSYHLYASRAGGSSSPEKEQGFFDGIDTSLQGIASYLPAANQADAKQKLSAIASQVNEATTMFDANDPSKSAPALAKGLDQTRALIASLKVAKLPDDSRYNAVFELEIKERQFETALAQSLGMSLVASLPSGGRGESSTQSVIAGETFGVNVHVTDQGMTPVKIDSVHLVPVDGGDWKLNADKAAGETLTAGGSKDFSQQATVPADAKPTVPYFSRPNLEQSYYDIQDPRYLTLPTAPYPLQAVADYTFNGTHASLAGVVQATHRYNGIGTVYEPLLVAPAISVTVSPASGILPLNDTMLPLQVTVHSSVKGPAEGKLELKLPEGWSAEPASASFHTMRVDEDAVLKFRVHTSGLQQKTYRITAVADYNGKQFTQGFTTIGYPGIRPYPRYAPSTSRVTGVDVKVAPTLRVGYVMGSGDEVPESLRELGVDPVLLTDVDLQRGDLSAYDCIVLGVRTYTARPVMRSANRRLLDYVRNGGTVIVQYQSGEFDHDYGPYPISVPGDQAHTVVEEDAKVSILHPDDPLMTWPNHIGAADFDNWVEERGHGFTRSFAPEYKALTEVHDTDQDPQQGGLLYARYGKGTYVYLAYAFFREMPEGVPGSFRIMANLLSASKNPGLVH; translated from the coding sequence GTGATCGAACGCGTTACCCATCGTCTGCGTACCCTGCTTGCTTTCAGCGCCGTGGCTCTTATGCCCGTTTGTCTGTGTGCGCAGAGTATGCCGGACGCGCAGCATCAACCGGATTCTGCATTCGCCATGCCGCTCCCATTCGATCGCGGTGCTGCTGGGCTGGCTCAGTCGTTGCGTAAGTTAAGTACGCGCGCCAGCCTGTTGCAAATCAATGCGCATCCTGACGACGAGGACGGTCCATCGCTCGCCTATGAGAGCCGCGGCGTCGGCGCAGAGGTTTCGTTGCTGAGCCTGAATCGTGGCGAAGGCGGACAGAATGTGATGACAAGCGATTTCTGGGACTCGCTGGGCATTCTGCGCACCCAGGAGCATCTTGCTGCGAATCGCTATTACGGAGTGCATCTGTATTACACGCGCGTGGCAGATTTCGGATTTTCGAAGACGCGCGAAGAAACGTTGAAGCAGTGGGGGCATGATCGCGTTCTGGGAGACGCTGTTCGTGTGGTGCGCGAAACGCGGCCGATGGTTATCACGAGCGTGTTTTCCGGCAATGTTTCCGACGGACATGGGCATCATCAGACCGCGGGTGTGGCGGCGCAGGAAGTCTTCAATGCCGCGGGCGATCCGAAGATGTTTCCTGAACAGTTGAAGGAGGGTTTGCGTCCGTGGGCACCGTCAAAGGTTTACGCACGTGCACCATTCGCGCGTGCCTCTGGCAAGACTGTGTTTGACTACGCGACTGGCAAGACAGAGCCGTTGCTGTATCGCAACTATGTCACCGGCGCCACCATGGATTTCGTTCCTCCTGCAACCGTGACTGTGCCGTCCGGAACCTACAACGCATTGTTTGGGGAGAGCTACGCGCAGATTGCGCGCGAGGGTTTGAATCAGCAGAAATCGCAGAATGGCGGCGTCCCGGTGCCTCTTCCCGGACCTTCCATCGGAAGTTATCACCTGTATGCATCGCGTGCGGGTGGCTCGTCATCGCCGGAAAAGGAGCAGGGCTTTTTCGACGGAATCGATACCTCTCTACAGGGCATAGCTTCGTATCTTCCTGCTGCGAATCAAGCGGATGCGAAGCAGAAGCTGAGCGCAATAGCATCGCAGGTAAACGAAGCCACAACGATGTTTGATGCGAATGATCCTTCCAAGTCCGCTCCTGCGCTTGCCAAAGGATTAGATCAGACGCGCGCGTTGATTGCGTCGTTGAAGGTTGCAAAGCTTCCGGATGACTCTCGCTATAACGCTGTGTTTGAGCTTGAGATTAAGGAGCGGCAGTTTGAAACTGCGTTGGCTCAATCGTTGGGAATGAGCCTTGTGGCCAGCCTCCCTTCCGGAGGGAGAGGTGAATCTTCCACGCAGAGCGTCATTGCTGGTGAGACGTTCGGCGTGAATGTCCACGTAACAGATCAAGGCATGACGCCGGTGAAGATCGATAGTGTTCATCTTGTACCTGTAGACGGCGGCGATTGGAAACTAAACGCAGATAAGGCTGCGGGCGAAACGTTGACTGCCGGTGGTTCAAAAGACTTTTCGCAGCAAGCAACAGTGCCCGCAGATGCTAAGCCAACGGTGCCGTATTTCTCTCGTCCAAATCTTGAACAAAGCTATTACGACATTCAAGACCCGCGATATCTCACGTTGCCCACCGCGCCGTATCCATTGCAGGCGGTTGCGGACTATACGTTCAATGGAACGCACGCATCGCTGGCGGGAGTGGTACAGGCGACGCATCGTTACAACGGCATCGGGACTGTGTATGAACCGTTGTTGGTTGCGCCTGCCATCTCCGTTACTGTCTCTCCGGCGAGCGGCATTCTTCCTTTGAATGACACGATGCTGCCGTTACAGGTGACAGTGCATAGCAGCGTGAAGGGACCAGCTGAAGGCAAGCTGGAGCTGAAGCTTCCTGAGGGGTGGTCGGCCGAACCAGCGTCTGCTTCATTCCACACTATGCGAGTGGATGAAGATGCTGTGTTGAAGTTCCGCGTGCACACGTCAGGACTGCAGCAGAAGACGTATCGCATCACGGCGGTTGCAGATTACAACGGCAAGCAATTCACGCAAGGCTTCACGACAATTGGTTATCCGGGAATCCGTCCTTATCCACGCTATGCACCTTCCACCAGCCGCGTTACAGGCGTCGATGTGAAGGTGGCCCCGACGTTGCGCGTGGGCTATGTGATGGGCTCTGGTGATGAAGTGCCGGAGAGCCTGCGCGAACTGGGTGTTGATCCTGTTCTGCTCACTGATGTGGACCTGCAGCGTGGCGATCTTTCTGCGTATGACTGCATTGTGCTCGGCGTGCGAACTTACACTGCCCGCCCAGTGATGCGTTCCGCGAACAGGCGCCTGCTGGATTATGTGCGCAACGGTGGCACGGTGATTGTGCAGTATCAGTCTGGCGAGTTTGATCATGACTACGGTCCGTATCCCATTTCGGTTCCCGGTGATCAGGCACACACGGTCGTAGAGGAAGATGCAAAGGTAAGCATCCTTCATCCGGACGATCCGCTTATGACATGGCCGAATCACATCGGAGCTGCCGACTTTGATAACTGGGTGGAAGAGCGTGGCCACGGTTTCACACGTTCGTTCGCGCCGGAATACAAAGCGCTCACCGAAGTACATGACACTGACCAGGATCCGCAGCAAGGCGGCCTGCTCTATGCGCGCTATGGCAAAGGAACCTATGTTTATCTGGCCTACGCATTCTTCCGCGAGATGCCAGAAGGTGTTCCGGGTTCGTTCCGCATCATGGCGAATCTACTAAGTGCGAGCAAGAATCCAGGGTTAGTGCACTAA
- a CDS encoding carbohydrate porin: MISMFLVSRLFAASLLCGSFSLEAQTADVPQAPSPSPTIFPHSDNAPWFVAGQFNTILQGHPVFHSPYEGTNSLRSRGEYKVSMVGTLYLGLQPWQMLGNHGTSAKRYNTDVILDVESAGGRGISQALGLAGFTNLDVVRNPNLGSKPYIARVGIHQTVGFTNEMTENQRGPYALATEVPVRRLELRVGKMSSPDVFDINSVLSDSHLQFTNWSIDNNGAWDYAADTRGYTYGAVAEYQDRDWAVRYGLMLMPTVANGIDLDWSIKRSRGQNMEAELRHGWLPGHEGVQRVLAFVNNAHMGSYREAIAAFHDGTDSTPDITKHEHFSAVKYGFGYNFEQSITSNLTIAGRFGWNDGATESYAYTEIEQTVTLGGSYTGNQWGRPLDKAGLAFSSNAIKRDHQQYLAAGGLGFILGDGALRYGRENIVEAYYNAHAWRGLYFAPGLSHINNPGYNRDRGPVWVPSLRAHVDF, encoded by the coding sequence ATGATCTCCATGTTCCTCGTCTCACGGCTCTTTGCCGCCTCCCTACTTTGTGGCTCGTTTAGCCTGGAAGCGCAGACTGCGGATGTGCCGCAGGCGCCTTCGCCTTCCCCGACGATTTTCCCGCATTCTGACAATGCTCCGTGGTTTGTTGCAGGGCAGTTCAACACCATCCTGCAAGGACATCCTGTGTTTCATTCGCCATACGAAGGCACAAATAGCTTGCGGTCGCGGGGCGAGTACAAAGTCTCCATGGTGGGTACGCTTTATCTGGGGCTGCAGCCCTGGCAAATGCTGGGAAATCACGGAACATCTGCAAAACGATATAACACCGACGTCATTCTAGATGTGGAATCGGCCGGTGGACGCGGAATCAGTCAGGCGTTGGGCCTTGCCGGCTTTACGAATCTGGATGTCGTGCGCAATCCAAACCTGGGATCGAAGCCGTACATCGCACGAGTTGGGATACACCAGACCGTTGGCTTTACAAACGAGATGACGGAGAACCAGCGCGGACCGTATGCATTGGCCACTGAGGTTCCAGTGAGACGGCTGGAACTGCGTGTCGGAAAAATGTCGTCCCCGGATGTGTTCGATATCAATAGCGTGCTGAGCGACAGCCATCTGCAGTTCACGAACTGGAGTATTGATAACAACGGTGCGTGGGATTATGCCGCGGATACGCGTGGATACACCTATGGCGCGGTGGCGGAGTACCAGGATCGCGATTGGGCTGTGCGGTACGGGCTGATGTTGATGCCTACGGTTGCCAATGGCATTGATCTGGATTGGAGTATCAAACGCAGCCGTGGTCAGAACATGGAAGCAGAACTACGCCATGGATGGTTGCCGGGGCATGAAGGTGTGCAGCGCGTACTGGCCTTTGTGAACAATGCGCACATGGGAAGCTATCGTGAGGCGATTGCAGCCTTTCATGACGGTACGGACAGCACACCCGACATCACGAAGCATGAGCATTTTAGTGCCGTGAAGTATGGCTTTGGATACAACTTTGAGCAATCGATCACGAGCAATCTCACGATCGCGGGACGCTTTGGCTGGAATGATGGCGCGACGGAGTCCTACGCCTACACCGAGATTGAGCAGACGGTTACGCTGGGCGGAAGTTACACCGGAAATCAGTGGGGACGTCCCCTCGACAAAGCGGGACTTGCGTTCAGTTCCAACGCGATCAAGCGCGATCATCAGCAGTATCTGGCTGCTGGCGGCCTGGGGTTCATTCTGGGGGACGGAGCGCTGCGTTACGGCCGAGAGAACATCGTCGAGGCTTACTACAACGCGCATGCGTGGCGTGGTCTGTACTTTGCGCCAGGGCTCTCCCATATCAATAATCCGGGATACAACCGCGATCGTGGACCCGTCTGGGTACCATCGCTCCGCGCGCATGTTGACTTTTAG
- a CDS encoding site-2 protease family protein: protein MPDYANSNALLPGAVSTEPATVPTPEAIYSCPNCEHWIAEGILACPDCGTLVYSQHLNSIGAAAARAEQEDRLVDARELWLSALPWLPEDASQADQIRQHIASLEGRQQAVDDRQAKWKKRLGPLFPLFVAAVKLKSFFFLIFKLKFLLGFLGYFALYWALFGWKFALGFIAAILVHEMGHYVAVRRRGLRADLPVLLPGLGAYVRWYSEGITMPELAAIALAGPVWGLGAAVACLGLYVWTHQPVFQALAYTGALINLVNLIPVLWFDGAQATYALNRLGRGLLLVSCVLFFGLMHEGVFLFLAAGMAWRMFTPDAPQENSVRTLTVYLALLIALGAFLYFVPDPGAIGRR from the coding sequence GTGCCGGATTATGCCAACTCGAATGCCCTCCTGCCGGGAGCTGTAAGTACGGAACCGGCCACTGTTCCTACTCCTGAGGCGATCTACTCCTGTCCAAACTGTGAGCATTGGATTGCGGAAGGCATTCTCGCGTGTCCAGATTGCGGCACGTTGGTTTACTCGCAGCATCTGAACAGCATTGGCGCTGCGGCTGCACGAGCAGAGCAGGAAGATCGCTTGGTCGATGCGCGCGAGTTGTGGCTGTCGGCTTTGCCCTGGCTGCCTGAAGATGCTTCGCAAGCAGATCAGATCCGTCAGCATATCGCTTCGCTGGAAGGCCGTCAGCAAGCAGTCGATGATCGGCAGGCGAAGTGGAAGAAGCGGTTAGGACCTTTGTTTCCGCTGTTTGTCGCCGCTGTAAAGTTGAAGAGTTTCTTCTTCCTCATCTTCAAGCTGAAGTTCCTGTTGGGATTTCTGGGCTATTTCGCTTTGTATTGGGCGCTTTTCGGCTGGAAATTTGCGCTTGGATTTATCGCAGCGATCCTTGTGCATGAGATGGGACATTACGTAGCGGTACGCCGGCGGGGGTTGCGGGCGGACCTGCCGGTGTTGCTACCGGGGCTGGGGGCATATGTCCGCTGGTATAGCGAGGGCATCACGATGCCGGAGTTGGCGGCCATTGCGCTGGCTGGGCCGGTATGGGGATTGGGTGCTGCGGTTGCGTGCCTGGGGCTGTATGTGTGGACACACCAGCCGGTGTTCCAGGCGTTGGCGTATACCGGTGCACTCATCAACCTGGTGAACCTGATCCCGGTGCTGTGGTTTGACGGTGCGCAGGCGACCTATGCGCTGAACCGGCTGGGACGTGGGTTGCTGCTGGTGTCATGCGTGCTGTTCTTCGGGCTGATGCATGAGGGTGTCTTCCTGTTCCTGGCTGCTGGCATGGCGTGGCGTATGTTTACGCCGGATGCGCCGCAGGAGAACAGTGTGCGGACGCTTACGGTGTATCTGGCGCTACTGATTGCTCTGGGAGCGTTCCTGTACTTCGTGCCTGATCCGGGTGCGATCGGGCGTCGTTAA
- a CDS encoding circularly permuted type 2 ATP-grasp protein, whose translation MLDNAYDEMFAAPGELRSHYQVLMEQFSSLPRAEVERRKQAADLSFLNQGITFTVYGRDEGTEKIFPYDLLPRMITAAEWAVVERGLTQRITALNLFLKDIYNEGRILSDGVVPREIVYSCKQFRRHMIGLQVPRNVYISVTGTDLIRLENGEFVVLEDNLRVPSGVSYMLTNRRVMKRIFPVMFRRYNVRPIEQYTQLLLSTLRSLAPEGRPEPNIVLLTPGVFNSAYYEHAYLARQMGIELVEGRDLTTHDNVVYMRTTSGLRRVDVIYRRVDDDFIDPMSFRPDSMLGVAGLFNAYRAGNVTLTNAFGTGVADDKAMYAYVPDIIRYYLSEEPVLKNVETYLCARDSERSHVLANLDKMVVKAVGESGGYGMLIGPQSTKEQREEFARKIQADPRNYIAQPTITFSRAPCLFGEGFEPRHVDLRPYVLYGDKVRIVPGGLTRVALKKGSLVVNSSQGGGSKDTWVLSQ comes from the coding sequence CTGCTGGATAATGCGTACGACGAAATGTTCGCCGCACCGGGCGAATTGCGGTCGCACTACCAGGTGTTGATGGAGCAATTCTCCTCGTTGCCCCGGGCCGAGGTGGAACGGCGCAAACAGGCTGCGGATCTTTCGTTTCTAAACCAAGGCATCACCTTTACGGTGTATGGCCGTGACGAAGGCACAGAGAAGATCTTTCCCTACGATTTGCTTCCGCGCATGATTACCGCGGCGGAGTGGGCCGTGGTGGAACGCGGGCTTACGCAGCGCATCACCGCGTTGAACCTATTTCTGAAGGACATCTATAACGAAGGCCGCATCCTGTCTGACGGTGTGGTTCCGCGCGAGATTGTGTACAGCTGCAAGCAGTTTCGTCGGCACATGATTGGTTTGCAGGTGCCGCGGAATGTCTATATCTCTGTTACTGGCACGGACCTAATTCGCCTGGAGAATGGTGAGTTTGTCGTGCTGGAGGACAATCTTCGTGTGCCTTCCGGTGTCAGTTACATGCTGACGAATCGGCGCGTCATGAAGCGCATCTTCCCGGTGATGTTTCGCCGCTATAACGTGCGGCCCATCGAGCAATACACGCAATTGTTGCTGAGCACACTGCGTTCGCTTGCTCCGGAAGGCCGGCCGGAGCCGAACATTGTTCTGCTTACTCCTGGTGTATTCAACTCGGCGTATTACGAGCATGCTTACCTCGCGCGTCAGATGGGCATTGAACTTGTGGAAGGACGCGATCTGACCACGCATGACAACGTGGTGTACATGCGCACCACCAGCGGGTTGCGCCGAGTGGATGTGATCTACCGTCGTGTGGACGATGACTTCATTGATCCCATGAGCTTTCGTCCGGATTCCATGCTTGGTGTCGCAGGGCTATTCAACGCGTATCGTGCGGGCAATGTCACGTTGACGAATGCGTTTGGTACAGGTGTGGCAGATGACAAGGCGATGTATGCGTATGTGCCGGATATCATCCGTTACTACCTGTCAGAAGAGCCGGTGTTGAAGAACGTGGAAACGTACCTTTGTGCACGCGATTCTGAACGCTCCCATGTGTTGGCTAATCTCGACAAGATGGTGGTGAAGGCTGTCGGTGAGAGCGGCGGCTATGGCATGTTGATTGGGCCGCAAAGCACGAAGGAGCAACGCGAAGAGTTTGCACGAAAGATTCAGGCTGATCCGCGCAACTACATTGCTCAGCCCACCATTACCTTCAGTCGTGCGCCTTGCCTGTTTGGCGAAGGATTTGAACCCCGTCACGTGGATCTTCGTCCCTATGTCCTGTATGGCGATAAGGTCCGCATTGTTCCCGGCGGATTAACGCGCGTGGCACTGAAGAAAGGTTCGCTGGTGGTGAATAGCAGCCAGGGCGGCGGCAGCAAAGACACCTGGGTATTGAGCCAGTAA
- a CDS encoding adenosine deaminase, with product MTFLPRIVALLLGVATCASLSVAQTPGTESRVSARLEAIRNNPPQLRAFLTRMPKGGDLHMHLSGAVYAETFIANAATDNLCVDPVKLVLSPNVGTTRSLPPKPVCAEGTEPAAEAFKNQALYDRLIDSFSMRSFVPTSGWSGHDQFFATFGRFSGLRKEHQGEWVDEVATRAAAQNEQYLEIMNTPDFSVAIKLAAEQHWGGDPAKMREALLAGGLRDNIAIDRADMDAIDRTRNEREHCGTAQATVACSVQVRYLYQVLRSGEPERVFAQTLLGFELASVDPRIVGINFVQPEDTYLSMSQYGNQMLMLKYLRSVYPKVHLSLHAGELAPGMVPPDGLRFHIHDAVEVAGAERIGHGVDLMFETNSASLLKTMSAKHIMVEVNLTSNDGILGIKGKEHPLHSYLAAGVPFALSTDDEGVSRIDLTNEYLRAVTEQGLTYAQLKTSARASLEHSFLAGDSLWSAQDRYTTMRSGCVASASTPSASCSTFLKGSDKATQQWELERRFHAFESEMVKETR from the coding sequence ATGACTTTCCTGCCGCGCATTGTCGCGCTTTTGTTGGGTGTTGCTACCTGCGCTAGCCTATCCGTGGCGCAGACGCCGGGTACAGAATCGCGCGTGTCGGCCCGGCTGGAGGCGATCCGTAACAACCCGCCGCAGTTGCGCGCATTTCTGACGCGCATGCCGAAGGGCGGCGATTTGCACATGCATCTTTCGGGCGCGGTCTATGCCGAGACTTTTATTGCAAATGCCGCAACCGATAATCTTTGCGTGGATCCGGTGAAGCTGGTGCTGTCACCGAATGTGGGTACGACACGAAGCCTGCCACCCAAGCCTGTGTGCGCCGAAGGAACGGAGCCTGCCGCCGAGGCCTTCAAGAATCAGGCGTTGTACGACCGCTTGATCGATAGCTTCAGCATGCGTTCGTTTGTGCCGACCTCCGGATGGAGCGGTCACGATCAGTTCTTTGCTACTTTTGGTCGTTTCAGCGGTCTTCGCAAAGAGCATCAGGGCGAGTGGGTGGATGAGGTGGCCACTCGAGCTGCTGCTCAGAATGAGCAGTATTTGGAAATCATGAACACGCCCGACTTCAGTGTCGCCATAAAGTTGGCCGCGGAACAGCACTGGGGCGGCGATCCTGCGAAGATGCGCGAGGCATTGCTGGCGGGTGGTTTGCGCGACAACATCGCCATCGACCGAGCCGATATGGATGCGATAGATCGCACGCGCAATGAACGCGAGCATTGCGGCACGGCACAGGCCACTGTCGCATGCAGCGTGCAGGTGCGTTATCTGTACCAGGTGCTGCGTAGTGGCGAGCCGGAACGTGTGTTTGCGCAGACGTTGCTGGGATTTGAACTGGCCAGTGTGGATCCGCGCATCGTCGGCATTAACTTTGTGCAGCCAGAAGATACGTACCTTTCCATGTCGCAGTATGGAAACCAAATGCTGATGTTGAAGTATCTACGCAGCGTGTATCCGAAGGTGCATCTGTCACTGCATGCAGGCGAGCTGGCTCCGGGGATGGTTCCGCCAGATGGCTTGCGCTTTCATATCCATGATGCAGTGGAAGTTGCTGGTGCGGAACGCATCGGCCATGGTGTGGATCTGATGTTTGAGACGAATTCTGCGTCGCTGCTGAAGACCATGTCGGCAAAACACATCATGGTGGAAGTGAACCTCACCTCGAACGATGGCATCCTCGGCATAAAAGGGAAGGAACATCCGCTGCACAGTTATCTTGCAGCCGGTGTGCCGTTTGCTTTGTCCACGGATGATGAGGGTGTTTCGCGCATCGACCTGACAAATGAATATCTGCGCGCTGTTACCGAGCAGGGACTTACTTATGCGCAGTTAAAGACGAGTGCACGAGCTTCGCTGGAGCATTCGTTCCTCGCAGGCGACAGTTTGTGGAGTGCACAGGATCGCTATACGACGATGCGGAGTGGATGCGTTGCATCGGCGTCCACACCATCTGCATCGTGCAGCACTTTCCTGAAAGGTAGTGATAAGGCTACGCAGCAGTGGGAACTGGAGCGCCGCTTTCATGCGTTCGAATCGGAAATGGTAAAGGAGACGCGATGA
- a CDS encoding metallophosphoesterase — translation MAELHPLSRRSFLRQTFAFSALAALNPSSLFAQSASFAKPDSGAAHMFMIGDWGTDKYLDQQKAVAVSMAKWMENNQSHPGAMFLLGDNWYGRLPGGVNDPRWNDQFENMYPTNLFPGPAYAVLGNHDYEHHAGFDKVQLQLDYPKQHKTRWTLPDKHYTFTWPEKNPLITFICLDSNLPGTKSWDFSPGSYLMSHADADAQDAWFAEQLRKPRTTPFVAVVCHHPLYTNGVHRDNRILIPRWDPLLRQHKVDFYLTGHDHDLQHLEFDGHPTSFVVSGGGGAELVNWSVPPEKRGPFGGKVIGFTHLEAAKDAVILRHVGADANQLHAFRKTTDGKITILNS, via the coding sequence TTGGCAGAACTGCATCCTCTATCGCGCCGGTCGTTTCTGCGGCAGACATTCGCGTTCTCGGCTCTTGCGGCACTCAATCCGTCGTCGCTATTTGCGCAGTCGGCGTCGTTTGCCAAGCCGGATTCTGGGGCGGCGCACATGTTCATGATCGGGGACTGGGGTACGGATAAGTATCTGGACCAACAGAAGGCTGTGGCAGTGTCCATGGCGAAGTGGATGGAGAACAACCAGAGCCATCCCGGTGCGATGTTCCTGCTGGGCGACAACTGGTATGGTCGTCTTCCCGGCGGAGTGAACGATCCGCGGTGGAACGACCAGTTCGAGAACATGTATCCCACGAACCTGTTTCCCGGGCCTGCTTACGCGGTGCTGGGGAACCATGACTATGAGCACCATGCAGGGTTCGACAAGGTGCAGCTGCAGCTCGACTATCCGAAGCAGCACAAGACACGCTGGACGTTGCCGGACAAGCACTACACGTTTACGTGGCCTGAGAAGAACCCGCTGATCACGTTCATCTGCCTGGATTCCAATCTGCCGGGCACGAAGTCGTGGGACTTTTCGCCGGGAAGCTATCTGATGAGCCACGCTGACGCCGATGCGCAGGATGCGTGGTTTGCCGAGCAGTTACGCAAGCCGCGGACAACACCGTTTGTTGCGGTTGTCTGCCATCATCCTCTGTACACCAACGGTGTTCACCGGGATAACCGCATCCTGATCCCTCGCTGGGATCCTTTGCTACGGCAGCATAAGGTGGACTTCTACCTGACAGGGCATGACCATGACCTGCAGCACCTGGAGTTCGATGGGCATCCGACGTCGTTCGTGGTGAGCGGCGGCGGCGGAGCGGAGCTGGTGAACTGGTCTGTTCCGCCGGAGAAGCGCGGGCCATTTGGCGGTAAGGTAATCGGGTTTACCCACTTGGAAGCTGCGAAGGATGCGGTGATTTTGCGGCATGTGGGCGCGGATGCGAACCAGTTGCATGCCTTCCGGAAGACAACGGATGGGAAGATTACGATCCTGAATTCATAG